The window TTATCAATTTATACCGCAAGTTTTGGTAAATAAATCCGAACTGCGGTTTTTTTGTGCCTGCTGAGTAGCAACATGAGAAGCTTATGGAAATTTGACAACCGGAAAGGAGATATTTAAAATGGAAATCAAGGTTACCGATGAAATAAAAAAAGAAGATGAAGATATTGTATATAAAGGGTTATTAGAATATAATTCTGCTAGAATAGAAGATAAAAATCCGAAGGATTTAGGTGTTTATCTGCAAGATGAAACAGGAAAAACAGTTGCCGGACTAATCGGACATACACATGGTAATTGGGTGTTTATTAAATACTTATGGGTAAGCGAAGAACTAAGAAGATGT of the Ruminiclostridium papyrosolvens DSM 2782 genome contains:
- a CDS encoding GNAT family N-acetyltransferase, which encodes MEIKVTDEIKKEDEDIVYKGLLEYNSARIEDKNPKDLGVYLQDETGKTVAGLIGHTHGNWVFIKYLWVSEELRRCNIGSNILNQAEQTAKERGCKYSFLDTFSFQAPEFYKKHGYKEVFVLENFPVTGSRYYFTKTL